One region of Brachyhypopomus gauderio isolate BG-103 chromosome 9, BGAUD_0.2, whole genome shotgun sequence genomic DNA includes:
- the LOC143522523 gene encoding uncharacterized protein LOC143522523 has protein sequence MSFDDNHLLYTGNGLFMGNPVQNIPVHPVRAAGHIPTFGGVVPPLVSPWTYYGNYPQPNLMVLGGLPHSAFGQSQQLQTMPSPQSTFVPLRKQEESRTDQAKRKISFDVYDPGNFEARLRKMIEEEGSCNSPQHKRLGHKDNDWTTGKDVTELGVPKTSVMVGDPESSHAHSKRKRKASSQENNREDLRCESKSPVEHERKDAGKRQISKRKKEKGANNKNESKKKRADAEQAVARTIQGKGKNRKQVTSGTSAATNAGPTEVSQTSRKKLVQQLAQSIQVFHELGPKPSKGDSGDKKGKNLQTPTSWRTCAVKDSPGLGGMHEESTQKNTAQERATPSPAGELPICSKQLHLSNRAVRGRPNISKIVAFTRKLKNRLRKNLQNQLVRRIRTRPFPKSHSKTTSATDCSIIVVPNQGEEKDTTKSTTLQQKVEEKETTMSITLQQKVEETETTRLTTLQQNEANGVPLKSLQHNTSPTRDDWSLMGFMNRMGLKTRNQ, from the exons ATGAGTTTTGATGACAACCACCTTttgtacacag gaaatggactattcatgggtaaCCCTGTCCAGAACATTCCAGTCCATCCTGTCAGAGCTGCTG GACACATCCCAACATTTGGAGGTGTGGTTCCCCCACTGGTGTCTCCGTGGACGTATTATGGGAATTACCCACAACCAAACCTGATGGTTCTAGGAGGACTCCCCCACTCAGCCTTTGGCCAGAGTCAGCAGCTCCAGACCATGCCCAGCCCACAGAGCACTTTTGTCCcactcaggaaacaggaggaGAGCAGGACAGACCAGGCAAagcgtaaaataagttttgatGTGTATGATCCTGGGAACTTTGAAGCCAGACTCAGAAAGATGATAGAGGAAGAAGGGTCCTGCAATTCACCTCAACATAAGAGATTAGGTCATAAAGACAATGACTGGACCACAGGAAAGGACGTCACAGAACTCGGAGTCCCTAAGACGTCAGTGATGGTGGGAGACCCTGAATcatcacatgcacacagcaagaggaagaggaaggccaGCAGCCAAGAGAACAACAGAGAAGATTTGAGATGTGAGAGTAAGAGTCCAGTAGAACATGAGAGGAAAGATGCAGGGAAGAGGCAGATTagtaagagaaagaaagagaaaggtgCCAATAATAAGAATGAGAGTAAAAAAAAGAGGGCAGATGCTGAACAGGCTGTTGCCAGGACCATCCAGGGAAAGGgaaaaaacaggaaacaggTCACCTCAGGAACATCCGCTGCCACAAACGCTGGGCCCACTGAGGTGAGCCAGACAAGTAGAAAGAAACTTGTTCAACAATTGGCGCAGTCCATCCAGGTTTTCCATGAGCTTGGACCCAAACCAAGTAAAGGTGACTCAGGTGACAAAAAAGGCAAGAACCTGCAGACACCAACATCATGGAGAACTTGTGCGGTAAAGGACTCACCTGGACTGGGAGGCATGCATGAGGAGAGCACTcaaaaaaacacagcacaggaGAGAGCTACACCCTCTCCGGCAGGAGAGCTTCCAATATGCTCGAAGCAACTGCATCTCTCAAACCGAGCTGTTCGGGGTAGGCCAAATATTTCCAAGATCGTGGCCTTCACAAGAAAATTGAAGAACAGACTGAGAAAAAATCTCCAGAATCAGTTGGTCCGACGCATCAGGACGCGGCCCTTTCCAAAGTCACACAGCAAGACCACTTCAGCCACTGACTGCTCCATCATTGTTGTTCCCAATCagggagaagagaaagacaCCACAAAGTCCACCACACTGcagcagaaggtggaggagaaagagaccACAATGTCCATCACACTGcagcagaaggtggaggagacagagaccacgAGGTTGACCACATTGCAGCAGAATGAAGCCAACGGGGTCCCCCTTAAGAGCCTGCAGCACAACACCTCCCCTACCAGAGATGACTGGTCTTTAATGGGCTTCATGAACCGCATGGGCCTAAAGACCAGGAATCAGTAA